The sequence below is a genomic window from Desulfobulbus oligotrophicus.
ATCATGTTCCAAGGCGAGCTGGAACGCCCCCTCAATCGGCATGAACAGCAAGATGAAGTCAAGGGCACCGGGGCCTGGTAACTGTTGATACTGTTTGGCTGCCAGGAGTTTAATATGGCGTTTGATCGAGTCAAGATGCGACTTGATCTGTTGCGTTCGGGCTGCCTCATCAGAGGCGCTGTGCACTTCGGCAAAGGCTTTGAGCGAGACTTTGGCATCAATAATGATCGTCCGATCCTCTGGCAGATAAACCAGGGCATCCGGTTGAAGGATTGATCCGTCATCGGACTTGTAACTGACCTGTAACGCGAATTCAGTACCGTTACGAAGACCGGAGGCCTCAAGAAGTTTGGTGAGAATCATCTCACCCCATTGCCCCTGTACCTTACTGCTCCCCTGAAGAGCCTCGGTCAGGTTGGTCGCATCAATGCTTATTTGCCGGTTCAGCTGTTTGAGGTGTTCAATTTCTTTCAGTATTGATACACGATCGCGGAGATCCTGGTCGTATATTTCTTCCACCTTTCGTTTGAACTCCAGTAACTGTCCGTGAAAGGGACGAAGGAGCATGGTGAGAGCAGAGGTGTGTTGAGCAGTAAGGGCCTGACCTTTCTCAGTTATGATCTTTCCTGCCAACAGCTGGAAATCCTGTTCAATCTGCCGGCGGACTTCGGTGAACAGCTGATTTCGTTCCTGGGTTTGCTGTTGCAGGGCAGTACAGGTTGTCTGTAAGGAGATGTTTTCTAAATCAAGCCGGCGTACTTCTTTGGTGAGCAGTGTGTGTTCTGCCTGCAGACGTTCAAGTTCAGATGCACTGTTTTGAGAGGTTTTCTGTGCATGTTCCAGTCGATGTGACAACGTCCAGTGCCGTCGGTGACTGCGACTGAGGTTCCAGAACAAAATCGGGGCAATCAGTACAGCTGTTACAATTCCACCCAGTAAGAATGAGTCAATGTCGACCTGATGGAATAAAGCAGCCAGTGGATACACGGTGAAGAAAAGAAAACACTGGAAGTTCTGGTTTACCGGCGCCGCGAAAGGCAGCGTAATTCCTGTAACTCATCAAGCAGGTCAAGGATCAGGGCACAGCCGGGCAGATTGACCTCAAGATCACGGTGCAACCGCATTGTTGTTTGTGCTCTTTTGATGGCAAGAGATGTGAAACGCCACTCCATTTCTGATTGTCCTTCCGGGCTGATGATGCCTTCAGCGATCATTTGGTGAATCATCTCGGTATTGACATTGCAAAGTCTGCAGAGGTCGGACAAGGTGCAGCGGGTTGTTTCATTAAACACGACACCTTGAATGTAAATCGTTTGTTCAGTCATTGTTTAGCTCTCCAGTCCGGCACGTGGGTTGAACGCCATCTTTTCCGCCATGGTACGGTAGAGGGCTCGTTGCTCTTCATTCTGTGCCTCTGGTACCACAATCTGTAATGTGACGATTTGGTCGCCAAGGAGGCTGGCTGTGCAGAGACCTCTGCCCTTGAGTCGAAGTTTTTTACCGGCCTGTGATCCCGGTGGAATTTTTAATTGGACATTACCGCCAAGAGTCGGCACAGTAACCTTGGCGCCTAAGGCTGCTTCCCATGGACTGATGGGGAGAGTAAGATGAATATCTCTTTTTTCGGCATGAAAGAGCCGGTCTTCCTGAAAAGAGATTTCCAGATAAAGATCTCCGCCCATGTTCTCTCCATACCCGGGTGAACCCTGCCCTTCAAGGCGAATACGCTGCCCCGCGACAATGCCTTTAGGTATGGTTACATGTAGTATGTGGGGGCGGGTGGTCACCCGTCCGGTAGTATCTACCACAGGTCTGCTTAAGGTAATGGTTTGACGGGAGCCGTGATACGCATCAGCAATGGGAATAACAATTTTTGCATGCTGGTCACTGCCTCGCATGCGCACGTTACGGTCCTGACGGCTCTCCGTGCGGGCATGCCCGAACAGTGCTTCAAAAAAATCACTGAAATCGCCGGCATCACCTGCAGAGTACCCGGTTCCGCTAAATTCAAAGCCTGCGTCCCAGTTGGGAGGTGTTTCAAAGTCCTGTCCATGCTGCCAGTTCGTTCCGAATTTATCATAAGCAGCTCGTTTTTCAGGATCTTTCAGCACCTCATAGGCTTCACCAATCTCCTTGAATTTAGTTTCAGCATTGGTTTCCTTGCTGACATCGGGGTGATATTTACGGGCTACCTTTCGATAGGCCTGTTTTATCTGGTCTTGGGTAGCATCACGTGAAACGTCTAATATTTTATAGTAATCTTTATATTCCATGATTGCAGTAAGAAGATGTTAGAGGGTTTGTCACCAGATAGTAAGGATATCTTCTCAAAAAGAAAAGAAAAAAAGAAAAGAGCCCTTTCCTCTTGAAGGGCTGGTGCTCTTTCCTTTATGCTGACGCCATGTGTAAACAACAAACATGCAACAATATCATAATGACGGGTTTTCGCGGAACCGGTAAGACCACGGTGGGAAGAATCCTGGCCGCCCGTTTACAATGGAATTTTCTTGATATGGACGAATTGCTGACGCAACGGTTCGGTGCTTCAATTTCGGAAGTTGTGGCCCGTCATGGCTGGCACTGTTTTCGGCAATCCGAATCGAAACTGCTCCGGGAGTTGCAGACCATCCGGCATACGGTTTTAGCGACCGGTGGTGGTGCAATCGAGCATCAGCAGGAGTGGCTGCAACTTCGTCAACATGGATTTGTGGTCTGGCTGGACGCTGCTATGCAAACCATTGAGCAAAGATTGCAGGATGACCCTCACTCCATGCAGCTGCGCCCCTCTTTAACAGACCAGACTGTTGCAGATGAAATTCGCACAGTACTGGAACGGCGCACCCCTCTTTACCGAACAGGTTCAGATCTGCGTTTGCTCACAGACAACAGTACACCGGAACAACTGGCCGACCAGATCTTACAGGTGGTTGGTACGGACAGCTGATGACCTGTGAATCCATGAGAAGAGTTATCCTGTAAGATAAAAATACATAGAAGCAGAAGGGATAAAGTGTATGAAAGTGTCAGGGCTATCAGGGGAGCAAGACAACCGTATCCGTTGTGTTTGGATGGTAACCCGTGAATATGATCAGCTGGCCGGAGCCGGTGGTGTTAAGGATGTCTGCCGCCAGTTGGCTGAGACATTGGTTACCCATGCTGATTGCATGGTACGCGTGGTGCTGCCCCGCTACGGGTTCATGAATACCGAACGTCTCGGTTGTCGGCTCCTTCCCGTTACGCAGACAAGTGGTCGCATCGGTGCACGGCGGTATGACCATATCTTTCACGTTGATATGGATTATGCGGATGAAGAGCGACGAGAACCCGTCGCCGTCTGGCAAACCGAACGTAATGGAGTAACACTCTTCCTGGTGGAAGCTGATCGTTATGCGACAAAGCGAGACGTCTATACCTATACTGAGGAGGATGAAGGCGAAGTTGTCTGGCAGCAAAAGGGCCGGGGCCACTATGATTTCTTTGCGATGAATACCCTTCTGCAGAAAGCGGCCCTTGATCTGATGATTCTTCTTGATGAGCATCCCGATATTATTCACTGTCACGATGGGCATTCGGCGACCTTACCCGCCATCATGCGTGAAGCTGCTGGTTATCGTCATTACTTCCGTCGAACAGGTGCAGTGGTCACCATTCATAATGCAGGGAAGGGGTATCATCAGGAGATTGGCGATTTAAAGTTTGCGCAAGCCATCACAGGCCTTCCTGAAAGAGTGGTGCAGGGGGGGATATTAGACGATAGTTTTGATCCATTCATGGCTGCTGCGGATTATGCTGTCATAAATACGGTCAGTCAGCAGTATGCCCTGGAATTACAGCAGACGTCTGAAGATGCCCGGACAGGCTGGCTTGGCCATGCCCTCTTGGAAAGAGGTGTCACCCTTGCCGGTATTACCAATGGCATTGATCCTGGTTCATTTGATCCTCGTTTTGCCGAGCAATTAGGGATAGCGGCACGTTACGATGTGTTTAACGGTGATTTTGAAGGGAAGAGAGTATGCAAGGCTGATCTGCTTACAGCAATAGCCGCCCACGGCTCCTGGGAGCAGGTCAGACAGTACGGTGAGCTGATCAATGATGTTGAAAGGCCTCTTTGCACCTTTGTCGGCAGACTGACTTTGCAAAAGGGGGTTGATATCTTTATCCGCGCTTTACATGAGGTGTTGGGGCAGGATCCAGCTGTTCAGGTGCTCTTTCTTGGTTCAGGGATGCGGGAGTTCGAAGTGGATATCGAGCGATTGGCAACATCAGGGTCGTTTCAAAGAAGGGTTTGTTTTCTGAAGGGCTATGATCCACTATTGGCAAACAAAGTCTATGCAGCCGGTGATTTTTTTATTATTCCATCTCGTTATGAGCCATGTGGTCTGACCGATTACATTGCCCAGCTTTTCGGCAATATACCCATAGTCCACCATGTTGGGGGATTGGTTAAGGTTGTGCACGAAGAGACAGGTTTTTCATACCAGCACAATACGCCGACAGTGCTTGCTGATGCACTTCTGGAAGCCGTACGCGTGTATCAGCAACGACCCCATGTTTTACGATCAATGCAGATGACCGCTGTGCAGCGAATTATGCAACTTCATACCTGGCAAAAAGTGATGGTTGCCTACCTGGAACTCTATCAACGGGCAAAAAAGATGGCAGCCGGAGAGTTTTAAAGGTTTTTTGCTGTGTGCCACGGAATTGTATCGCATCCAGCTGGATTGTGCTGGAATGGCTGCTTGACAGAATGTTGACGAGCTTGTTTTATTGTTTCACTTGGCGGGCAGTTATCGTCCGTGCTTAATTTTGGGTGTGCTTAATATATGCAAAAAGCAGTTGAGCCTTCGGACCAGAGAGGAGCTAAAAAACTGTCACTGTGCTGAGGAAAACAGACTAACCAGTGGAGCAAAGGCTGTGATTACCAGTGACTAAATACAACAGTTCGTCGGAACAAATTTATACAAGGAGTATGTTATGGCTATAAAGGTAGGTATCAATGGTTTTGGTAGGATCGGCAGGAATATTTTTCGTGCCTTGAGTGAAGACACTGCTTTTGCAGACATTGAGATAGTCGGTATCAACGATTTAACTGATGTCAAAACCATAGCCCATCTGTTGAAGTATGATTCAGTGATGGGTCGATTTTTGCACGATGTGTCTGTTGCTGAAAACAGTATTGTTGTAAACGGGAAGAACATCCCGATCACC
It includes:
- a CDS encoding DNA recombination protein RmuC, with the protein product MYPLAALFHQVDIDSFLLGGIVTAVLIAPILFWNLSRSHRRHWTLSHRLEHAQKTSQNSASELERLQAEHTLLTKEVRRLDLENISLQTTCTALQQQTQERNQLFTEVRRQIEQDFQLLAGKIITEKGQALTAQHTSALTMLLRPFHGQLLEFKRKVEEIYDQDLRDRVSILKEIEHLKQLNRQISIDATNLTEALQGSSKVQGQWGEMILTKLLEASGLRNGTEFALQVSYKSDDGSILQPDALVYLPEDRTIIIDAKVSLKAFAEVHSASDEAARTQQIKSHLDSIKRHIKLLAAKQYQQLPGPGALDFILLFMPIEGAFQLALEHDPEILLSAMEQKIILTSPSTLLAILRTIHHLWRMDEQNRNSLLIAKQAGNLYDKFVGFTEAFEEIGLRLNQTQQAWHTARNRLSTGRGNLIARTEALKHLGVQTSRKLPDSLTKTSCTIGE
- a CDS encoding chaperone modulator CbpM, with the translated sequence MTEQTIYIQGVVFNETTRCTLSDLCRLCNVNTEMIHQMIAEGIISPEGQSEMEWRFTSLAIKRAQTTMRLHRDLEVNLPGCALILDLLDELQELRCLSRRR
- a CDS encoding DnaJ C-terminal domain-containing protein → MEYKDYYKILDVSRDATQDQIKQAYRKVARKYHPDVSKETNAETKFKEIGEAYEVLKDPEKRAAYDKFGTNWQHGQDFETPPNWDAGFEFSGTGYSAGDAGDFSDFFEALFGHARTESRQDRNVRMRGSDQHAKIVIPIADAYHGSRQTITLSRPVVDTTGRVTTRPHILHVTIPKGIVAGQRIRLEGQGSPGYGENMGGDLYLEISFQEDRLFHAEKRDIHLTLPISPWEAALGAKVTVPTLGGNVQLKIPPGSQAGKKLRLKGRGLCTASLLGDQIVTLQIVVPEAQNEEQRALYRTMAEKMAFNPRAGLES
- a CDS encoding shikimate kinase, whose protein sequence is MTGFRGTGKTTVGRILAARLQWNFLDMDELLTQRFGASISEVVARHGWHCFRQSESKLLRELQTIRHTVLATGGGAIEHQQEWLQLRQHGFVVWLDAAMQTIEQRLQDDPHSMQLRPSLTDQTVADEIRTVLERRTPLYRTGSDLRLLTDNSTPEQLADQILQVVGTDS
- a CDS encoding glycogen synthase gives rise to the protein MVTREYDQLAGAGGVKDVCRQLAETLVTHADCMVRVVLPRYGFMNTERLGCRLLPVTQTSGRIGARRYDHIFHVDMDYADEERREPVAVWQTERNGVTLFLVEADRYATKRDVYTYTEEDEGEVVWQQKGRGHYDFFAMNTLLQKAALDLMILLDEHPDIIHCHDGHSATLPAIMREAAGYRHYFRRTGAVVTIHNAGKGYHQEIGDLKFAQAITGLPERVVQGGILDDSFDPFMAAADYAVINTVSQQYALELQQTSEDARTGWLGHALLERGVTLAGITNGIDPGSFDPRFAEQLGIAARYDVFNGDFEGKRVCKADLLTAIAAHGSWEQVRQYGELINDVERPLCTFVGRLTLQKGVDIFIRALHEVLGQDPAVQVLFLGSGMREFEVDIERLATSGSFQRRVCFLKGYDPLLANKVYAAGDFFIIPSRYEPCGLTDYIAQLFGNIPIVHHVGGLVKVVHEETGFSYQHNTPTVLADALLEAVRVYQQRPHVLRSMQMTAVQRIMQLHTWQKVMVAYLELYQRAKKMAAGEF